The sequence ATTCATCCCCAAAGCTCCTGTCCCAAGAACACCACTCCTACAAGGCCTCCACAGACAAGGTCACAACTTTCAAACCCCTCTGAACAGCTGCAGAAGGGATTCCACAGCCAACCCCACGCTAAgctctcaggagcagctccaccGACCTGAGATACAGCAACCACAGAGCCACAGTGACAGGAAACAGCAGCACCCTGAggccacagcagtgctgtgcccgCCCTGCacaacccagccctgccagctctgctgctgccacacagcccacagcccctcagtgccactgctcctgctctgcctcacaCAAAGGACCCTCTTGCCTTCAGataaaaaggctttttcctACAAGAAAGCAATGAAACACTTCCCTTGCTGGGACCATGCTGAAGGTGCTCTGGAATTTGGGCACTGACACAGCAAAgtcacaaaaaaccccagaatttgCTCTTCCTGTCACTTGTTGCACCAGAGCAACTGCAGCCACGTGCAGAGCACCTCCCAGTGCCACCGGGTCACACCCTGCTCtagctcccactgcagctgacAAATGCCCTCCTGTCCAGGTACAGCACCTGGAGGCTTCACACCAATCCCTGCCACAGCCAGAACCCCTGAAACACAAGGGCACAAGTGACTTTGGTGTTTCAGAGCACAgtcacagctcctcctgcttctgccacagcagcagtgacacagaacAGACAGTGAAGCCAACAGCATCTCTGCACTCCCAAAACACAGACACAAAGGACTCCACCTGAACACAAGCCcaacagaaaatgtttgtgGAAACAGCATCGTTTTTGGACGTATGAACTAAGGTTTACTCCTTTTCAGAGTTCCTGAGAAAAcatttctcctgcagcagcaggggagctgCAAGGAATCCTTTTGTGAAGGCCTGTAACAATCAGTAGCACCTACAGAGAGCCAGCACCAGCCGTTTCCCTGCAGGTCTCTGCACACACGTCCAGTGGGCAGTAAAACTGGACTGGGGCACCACAGGCTTACAAATCCCTTCTGGAAGTGCCTCCTTTGCCCTGCAAGAATATTCACATCACAGGAGTCTCTCAGCCACTAGCTCAGCAAACAAGAACATCTTCTCAGGACATCAAAGACAACTGTCAGAACTGTTTCACAGAGGATGCAccatgatttaaaaataaaataaattaaacaaaatttttaaaaaattaagcagtaagagagagaagcaaagaaatttttcaaacatgaatatacagctctgcttcccaacACTGCTAACAGGAGTTGGCAAACTGTTTGCATCTACAAAAAGAGTGAAAGTCCTAAATAGGAGGcggaaaaaaaaggaaagaccTCCAGTCATACTTCACAGTTCTCAGACATCCTTTTATTGAAAACACAACTCCTACTGGGAGTTTGAAAGGAGTCACTTACCTGACACAAATAAATCTTGTGCAAGTTCCATTCCTCTCCCAGAGCACAAATTTTGATGTCACTGTTCTCCCCATTCAAAAACAGCGTCTGATAAATATATTTCGACgtgcttttcaattttttcctagcaaaaacaaaacaacaaaccatAAACAGTGAGAAGCACTCCATGAAATTCTCCCATTACAGCGACAACAGCTGGTCTCAAGGCCTCGGGGGGGTTCGTCCTGCCCTGCACGCTTCCCTCCGTGCCAGCACTGCTTCCCCATGCCCGCCGCTGCTGCCGGGGCCTTTCCTGAGTCACCCCCTGGCCCCTCTGCTCGCCTCAGcccggccctgcatccccctgcccggccctgcatcccccgGCCCCTCTGCCCGCCCGCCTCAGCCCGGCACTGCATCCCCCCGGCCCTGCCCAGAATCCCTCAGCCCGGTCCTGCATCCCCCGGCCCCGCatccccccggcccggccctgcatcccccgGTCCTGCATCCCCCGGGCCCGCATCCCCCGGGcccggccctgcatcccccggcccggccctgcatcccccggccctgcatccccccggcccggccctgcatcccccggcccggccctgcatcccccggcccggccctgcatcccccgGTCCTGCATcccccggccctgcatcccccggccctgcatcccccggccctgcatcccccggccctgcatcccccggccctgcatcccccggcccggccctgcatcccccgGTCCTGCATcccccggccctgcatcccccggcccggccctgcatcccccggcccggccctgcatccccccgGCCCCTCTGCCCGCCTCAGCCCGGCACTGCATCCCTCCGGCCCTGCCCAGAATCCCTCAGCCCGGCACTGcatcccccctgccctgcatcccccggccctgcatcccccggccctgcatcccccggccctgcatcccccggcccggccctgcatccccccgGCCCCTCTGCCCGCCCCAGCGCTTCCCTAGCACCGGCGGCCCCCTCAGAGCCGGCGGTCCCGCCGCCCGTCCCTCAGCCGCCCTCAGACCTGCGGCCCCGGAGGTGCAGCAGCCGCTCCTCCCGCTCGGCCTCGCcgtcgctgtcgctgtcgccCGTTCCCTCGGCCCCGCTGCGCTTCCTCTTGCCGCCCTtgcccgcggccgccgcctcgCCCCGCGGCAGCCCGGCCTTCCGCCGCAGCACGCGGCTGCCCAGCGAGCCCATGGCCGCTCGGCCGCCTCATGGGgccggagcggagcggggccggagcggggccggagcggcAGCGGCGCCTCAGCCcggccggcggcggccgcggccccgcagcTCCGCGCCTGCGCGGGCGGGCCCGGCCTGGCGCGGCGGGCGCTTCTCCTGCGCCGCGAGCGAGACGGCGTCGTAACGATTTTAACGGTTTGAATTGACTCCTGCATTGCTTTTCTTAATCATAACcaatatatatatgtaaatagtAAACAGGGCTTTGTTCTTAAATTGCTcttgtgataattgataaaagattcgtgttaatcatagAAGTATTGaggtttgtataaaccagaatacttaggACTGAAGCGAAGCATGACActagataaaggaaaatatatgattaaatcattctgttttaaatccccctgttatgaatattatgttttctaaataagttgtatctactaCCAGCTTGCAAAACCAGACTTTCCCATAGTCTGATAGATTTTGCAAGCTCAGGCTCGCTGCCCTTGTTCGATCAATGCTGTCTATCTGTGAAGACCAGACTTCCTGATTTTCACtggttttatctaccaagaccagatgcTTGTCTATGAGACCCGACAAGTCACTCAGAGACTTCACATCGCCCAGAGACTTCACGGATGTTTTTTGacaccactgcttacctggcaaaaATATGACAGCAAAAAAGCAACAATTATTGATTCCGATGAGAAAACCAGACTATAAAGAGCAGCTGCAAATCGAAGTTGGATGGAGCGTGCAGTGGGTGGTGACCCCTctgctctgtctatataaaataaagcaatctaaattttgctgaaaatcaagactttttgtttctcatttataacactcTTAGCCAGTGTTTAGCAAAGTTGCCATAAACTGCTTTTGTAGAAAGACAGCTTGGGAAAATTACTGAAACTGTAAGTTTTGACAAACAAACTCCGGTGTGCTTCAGTGAACAAAGCCTGGGAGAAAAACCTATTGTTGAGGTTGGACATCTGGACTATAGAATTCATGGACAACAAGGACAATTTCCAGAAACCAGAAGATAAAGAAGAGACAAATATTGAGTTTATGCGTTGGAAAGTCCTTACTGGAGGAAAAGGATTCTAAAAGGACTCAAACCTTGAGTTTTCTGCACTAATTAGAATAAGAAGCAGACCCGCAAGCTGCTCCCTGTTGGAGTTTGGGACAGAACAAGTtttcctctgtgtcccctcccagaaCACACCATCGGGACAGGAAGTATGGAAACAAAttctttattcatttttcaACACTGAGCAACCTGAGCCAAAGCACTGAAACCCAACGTGACCCATGGCATTGAAACCCATGGCCGAGCAcctccacagctgctgtgctgtgctgggcatttccctgtcctgggcagagcCCTCAGAAGAATGGATGAAGCTCTGTCTCTTCTGCCAGAAAAAGTCAGGAATATGTCTCCAACAGCGGcccagaaaacaagaaagaaaattattttatggagGCCACAGAGGCATCTCCTattccagccagcagctgcctgttttaaaggaaaatgagtgATGGAATTGGGGTATAGCCACCACAGTGTTTGAGCTTTGACAATGCAGCCTCAGTCTGGTCCTTCAGAACAGGATTATCCACCagcactaaaaaataaattgctaagCCAAAGCAGAATCCCATTTTTGGAGTGAGAACAGTGGACAGGCAGGTGTGTAGGGTCTGGGGGAGAAGCCTCTCCCAGGGGTTGATGCAGACATCCATGTGAGGCCCAGGCACAAACAGAGGATCCCTCAGTGGTCCTGTGACACAGGACAGCTGTCAGTCAGTGTGGAGAAATGTGGGCAGCTgtcccaggcagctctggggaatTAGctcagggggatttggggaggtgCCTCAGCACTACGCTGGTGAGGTGGAGTTTTGGGGACAGGTAATTCTTTAAAAGGCACCATTCCAATGACGTCACTTTATCCAGAGCAGGGTTTATAATATAACCCCAAGTATTTATACTCCCATGATccagcagaaagaggaaaaccaTAGGACTGCTCTAACCAGGgcagaaaaaggtttttctcATGTCACCAGTGACAACTGCCCCACTTACAGACCTACAGGCAACATATACACAGAGTATTGCAAGGCTGTTAATGCTCCACACTAACAGAGGCAAGTTAATATGTAAACGTGCTTGTATTTCAGATATTtggtttctttgtgttttaattctactgaagaacaaaagcaaagctgtgTTCTGCAGTCTCCACGTACCAATGAGGTTGActtttccctgtgcagcctcTCACACTGTGAATCCAGGTTTGCTTTAGCTGATGTGTTTTACTGGTGAACACAACAGCAAAGGAACAACTGGTCAGGAAGCAACTTTTATACCTTTGGTTACAGCATTCTGTGTAAGATGGGCTTCACCAGCCCAGTTAGTAGGCAAATGGGTGTTCCCAGCCATAAAAGTGTATCAAAAGGGTCAACCAGAATGGCCACTATCTAACCAGAGTATGAACTAACCTAAGTCAATAATCAGAGTAATTAATAaggcatttggaaaaaaaaaaaaaaaagaaaataaatctttatcatgattggacttgatgatcttaaagatcttttgcaacctaaacaattctatgattaGCTGCTTCCCATCACTCAGCAGGTTCCCCAGGCCTCCTTTAATCTTCTCCACCACACAGCCTGAGCAGAACTTTCCTGTAGTCCCCTGAACAGTCTCCCtagagagagcagaaaaaagGAACACCATTAATTTTGCAACTCCATGGGAAGCAGGATTCCTCTCATCATAAATGACTTACAGTAGTGTTTGTATCCTCTTTGACAATTTAATAACCAAGAACACTCAGGAAGGTTTCCAGTACATAAATGTAAAGTCCCCTAAGTTCCCCCTCCTCTGAAACACGCAGGAGGCTGCTGAGGGTCTCGTTGCAGCCGCCTGGCAGTGCAGTGTTACCTTGATGAAGGAGTGGAGCGATTTGCCGTAGGCGGCCAGGAACTCCCTGCGGATGTGGAGCATGTCTGTCTCGCAGCGCGACACCATCACCCGCACCAGCGTGCTGTCATCCGTGCCCAGGCCCTGAGGGACACAAGGGGACACTCAGGGCACgccagggacaggcacagggctTTGGCCTTCTGGGGAATCTGTTCCTGCTTAGACAATTTTTGCATTAATGCAGGGATCCATTACCAGCTCTGAGCTTCCCGAAGGAAAAGAGGTCCACAGAAAACCtcagacttctttttttcctccaattaacacagtttctttttctctaattGCTGTCAGGCTATTGACTTAAGCATGGAAAGGCCAGGGAGAAAATAGCAAAATCTATTTACCTTCATGGATTTGTACAATCTTTCAGCAAAATAAGCAGGTTTATTCCTCATGCATTTTACTGTAAGGGAGACAAGAAGAAGAGAAGTAAAACCAATAAACACTGAAGGATAAGGTCTTCCAAACCCTCCCAGCACTTTCTCAGTGCAGACATTTATTCTGTAAAAATGCAACTCAACAAGCACAGTGCAGACATCCAGAGTCAGTGACTTGCTGTCAATTGATGTCTCCATGCCCAGTGCACAGCAATAAAACATGTTTAGGGCTTTAAAGCTTCCACACAGCAAATGTCATCTGCCAAAGCATCCCTTGGCAGAGAAATATAAAGCACAGGGCCTTCTTAACAGGTCTTTGCATCTGCAAAGATTAAAAACTGTGGCTTGtaaaacagtgaaaaagaaTCTGCCCCCTGAAGCTCTGCAAACACTCAGGGCAAGAGACAGtatctttaattatttaattagttTGTAGACAAAGTTTAAAAGCAGGGAACTCACCCACAGCTAACAAAGCATCCTCAAGGTCTCCTGACATCTCGGATTTAATGCTCTCTGTGATGTCCTTATTAGCAATCACTCTGTACACATCAAAAACTAGGAGGGAGAGTCAGATGAAAGAGCCAAGTGAGCTACTTCAGTGTGTAGATCACTTTGCAAGATCAAGCTCCTCATACCCTGTACAAACACTGCACCATTACCATGACATTGTAAGCTAAATCAGGGCTGCCccttagaaataattaattttaattatcagCTGTGTTGCTAATTAGCCAATCACTGCTCCTAGGATTTTCCAGAACTACTATTTAATGCAGACAGTTTCCATGCTTAGCTCTGTCCCATGACAATCACAATCATTATCTCCAATTCACAGGCTAGAGGAAGTTGTATGGGTGTTTTTCTCAACTCCCATTTTGTCTCATGAAGGAATAAAATGGTCTAAAAGAATTGAATCAACTGGTCCTGAGAATATCTGTAGTCTCAGGAAGGGATCACAGTCAGTTAAAGAATAAAGTTCCTACAGAAGTACTGTCCTCAAACAAGGGAAAAGGCCCAGGACAGCAGAGAGCTCCTACCTCTGAGCAGGTGGCACCTGTTCCGTGTGCAGAGGATGGACATGAACTGCACCTCATCTGTTCCCCATTTCTTCTCCCCAGCTTCATACAGGCACTTGAAGACATGAACAAAGTGAGGATAAATGAGAACACCAGGTGTATATAATGAGATTTTTACCTCATAGAAccatttgggttggaaaagccctctaaggTCATTGAGTTCAACCCTTCCcctgcactgccaaggccaccactaactcatgtccccaggtgccacattcACATGGCTGTTGAAcccctcagggatggggactccacccctgccctggacagcctgtgccagagctgggcaactcttttcctaatatccaatctggGGCACTGCTGACAAGCACAGCTTCAGGCTTACTCATCTACCTTGAGAAAAAGAGGTCTAGAAACAGCAGGGATTCACCATCACACATACAAACCCAGACAGTTTTTGCAAGGGAGCAAATTGCTACACACCTGAGCATCCTGTTGAGCAAGGGCCTCATCCACAAATGTTCCCTCATCTCTGTTACCCTGCGGAAATACAAGGATGAAAAACTCATTTCAACAGAGCAACTAATGGAAGTAAGTCCTGCATATTCCCCATTCAAAAGCAGTTACTGGAGATGTATAATGGGATTCTTAATATTGAGTAATGGGTTACAAATACAGCAAAACATGATTCAGATATgatttgttctttcttttgaaacaaGTAGCCATCCACTTTAATTGAAAAAGAGCATATGGCATTAAGGCATGGCAGAGTGaggctgctcttcctgcaggagctggtgtgAAATGCTGGCAAGGTGAAATGCAAGAGAAGTGAAATAGCAGCCAGCCTGAAGCACCTCATGACTGTGTGAGAGATGCCCAGCAGCACATTCAGCCCCACGACTTCCCTGTCCTGGACTCACCGTGGCGAGGGACACGAGGACTCTGCGGAACATGGAGGATGTGTCAGAGACAATGTCGTCCTCCAGAGTGGAGCCGTACTCTgccagagcacacacagcacatcTCTTACTGACAGCTCACAGAACCACAGGCTtgctgagtgggaagggacccacaggcatcaccaagtccaactcctgggCCTGCATAGAACCATCCCCAGGagtcccaccctgtgcccaagAATATTGTCTAATATTGTCCTTCAGCTTCATCAGGATTGGTGCTGTGACCGCTTtagggagcctgttccagtgctcagtgaCCCACTGGGtaaagaacctttttctaacaTCTATCCTAAACTGTCCTCTGGATTTGAGTTGtctcagcagtgcagcacagggggacaggcgtgtcctgctggccacactgtgaCTGGGACAAGCCAGAAAGCCCTTTTTGGCTTTCATCACAGCAATCTAGCCACCATATTGAGTGGTACAGGGCAAAATTAAGAAGCACAGCCAGTATAAAATTGGCAAAAGATCCACCACCATGGATAGACCTCCAGCTGAGAAACATAACCACCCCACCCCATTATATTTACACCAACTCCATTTCTGGGTGTAATTCTAgtcctcctgcctctccacacacccctgcacacacacaagtgGCTTCTGAGCCAGTATGAGATGGCATGAAGTGCTACACACGCAGTTTGTAGTTCTCATTGATGTGCCGAATCTCCGCGTTGGTGCGAGAAGCCAGGATTTCAATCAGGCAGCCTTcatctgtccctgctccctggggagtCACAGAGGCAAGAGACAAGGTTGTGACAATTGTTTTGAAGGGCAACTCGACTTTTGTTTATTAGATACAGCTTAATAagaattaataattaatatacaATTATGCCATTGCATACTGAATTGACCATAAGTCATGCAACATAAAAAAGGATTTCCAAACCTTTAGAGCCCTCCTCAGTTCATGCACGTCATACATGGTGGTAGGAGTCATCAAAGCAATGATCACCCTTTCAAAATTCCCACTCAGCTCAGACTTCAAGTCATCAATCAAATCCTAGAAGACAGatagagaagaaaggaaaaaaagacatgacCTTTGAGAAGAGGAAGAACTTGTTCACCACTTTTCTTCATACTTCAGCCTTCCTTGGATGAACAGTTACTCTGAAGTAAACAAGACCAAAAAAACTTGGCCAAGGAAAGCTTGTGCTCAGTGCCAATCATACTCTTGTGGAGACTGGCATATTCACATTTCACCTGAGTGGTACAACCCAAGTAAGTCCACATGTCCCAGTCAGAGCCACGGGCACTGATTTCTGAAGAGCACCTACCCTGCCAATAGTGCTTTTGTAAGTGATCAGAACTTGCTGACGCTGGGAAGCGTTCAGTTTGGTCAAGCTCTCAATGATGGCATCTTCATCTGTGCCTGGAAGGAACCAATGAAAACCAGTCAAGCTGCTTGTACCAGAACCAGGGGCCTGCCCTGGTCTTGCCCAGGGTGTGCTTTTGGCATCCTTGCACAACCTGGGTGTCATCTGTGCACGAGTGCCTCAGCCCAGCAGAACCACATCACAGGACAGAGAAAACAAGAGCCTGACTAAAGATGTTTTCATGGTCAAGACTTGGATTTCCAGTAGGGTTCAAGTCACCCAATTCCCTCTGGTGCACTCTCAGGGCAGTGAGGTGATGCAAATGGCTGAACTTCTCCTCCAAAAAACCACCAGTAAAAACCTTCCCAACCACCAGAACTAGAAAAAGAAGGTTTAACAGTGGAGGGAGATAACTTACCAAGTCCCTTCATGGCCTTCCTTAGTGCCTGTGCTTCTTGCTCAGCACTGAAAGTTGAGACGCCCTTAACTGTTGCCTAAATCCATAGGATAGGAGTTAAGAAAAGTAGTCATAAAGTGAGACATTCACAGAGTAGagttgaatttaaaaaaaaaggcaattcaAAAGATGCTAGCATCTTTTTTGGAAAGTGACAGCAAATAAACCTCCAGGTTTCATCCTGACCTAAAAAGAAATTGCTTGTTCCAGAGGGACTTCCCAGCCACATAAGAAATGAGCCACAGGGACTCaactgaaaggagaaaatatctTAATGTGGCCACCCACCCATGGAGTATCTGCTTCCCAGTTAAATAAGGGCACACAGCCTGACATCTCTGTTCAGTCCAGCTTCTTCCCAGCAGTTTTCCATCTAAATCATTGAAGAAGCTGTTCCCATCAAAGCCCCGTTCCTGACTTCTCTAGGATCAGTCAAGGATCATCATTCTGTTGAACAACACACCAGGAAGTGTTTTACCCGAAATTGTGATTCACAAACAGGTTTCTCCTGCCTCTGGTCTAGTGCAATTTCTGAGGAAATACACTT is a genomic window of Oenanthe melanoleuca isolate GR-GAL-2019-014 chromosome 22, OMel1.0, whole genome shotgun sequence containing:
- the ANXA4 gene encoding annexin A4, which produces MATVKGVSTFSAEQEAQALRKAMKGLGTDEDAIIESLTKLNASQRQQVLITYKSTIGRDLIDDLKSELSGNFERVIIALMTPTTMYDVHELRRALKGAGTDEGCLIEILASRTNAEIRHINENYKLQYGSTLEDDIVSDTSSMFRRVLVSLATGNRDEGTFVDEALAQQDAQCLYEAGEKKWGTDEVQFMSILCTRNRCHLLRVFDVYRVIANKDITESIKSEMSGDLEDALLAVVKCMRNKPAYFAERLYKSMKGLGTDDSTLVRVMVSRCETDMLHIRREFLAAYGKSLHSFIKGDCSGDYRKVLLRLCGGED